The Tachysurus vachellii isolate PV-2020 chromosome 21, HZAU_Pvac_v1, whole genome shotgun sequence region cttcctctaaatttccagaagaatgagatattgtgtgatgtgacagagtcagcctcagtggatgtgctgctgacaaacctcatcaaggggaatctgcttccctctgctctcctctggataaccacaagaccaggagcagccaatcagatccctcctgagtgtgtagaccaggtaacagaggtacgaggctttagtgatcctcagaaagaggagtacttcaggaagaggatcagtgatcagagcctggccaataacatcatcacacacctgaagtcttcaagaagcctctacatcatgtgccacatcccagtcttctgctggatctcagccactgttctagagagaatgttgggtgaagcagagggtggagagatccccaagactctgactcaaatgttcacacacttcctgatctttcagatcaaacacaaggaccaaaagtaccatcagaaatgtgaccctgatcctcagcagaccagagagagtatcatggcactgggaaaactggctttccaccagctggagaaaggaaacctgatcttctatgaggaagacctgagagagagtggcattgatgtcagagtagtgtcagtgtactcaggagtgtgtacccagatcttcagagaggagtttgggcttcacctGGGGAAGGTGTTCAGCTTCGTACATCTGAGTGTTCAGGAGTTTCTGGCTGCTTTATACACATTTCTCTCCTTCAGCAGAAATGTAACAGAACATCAAAcctctgatctgtctgatcttttCAGGAAGTCAAACCTGTCTGATCTCCTCAGGAGTGCAGTGGACAAGGCCTTACAGAGTGAGAATGGACACCTGGACCTGTTCCTCCGCTTccttctgggtctctcactggagACCAATCAAACACTTTTACGAGACTTAAtgccacagacaggaagcagatctcacagcaaacaggaaacagtggagtacatcaaggagaagatcagggagaatccatctccagagaaatccatcaatctgttccactgtctgaatgaactgaatgatcatTCTCTAGTGCAGGAAGTACAAACTTACCTGAACAGAGGAGGTCTCTATCGTCTCAGTAGAACCAGACTCTCTCCTGCTCAGTGGtcagctctggtgtttgtgttactgacctCAGAACAGGAGCTGGATGTGTTTAATTTGAGTAAATATGATCCATCACATGAATGTCTTCTGAGGCTGCTGCCAGTGGTCAAAGCCTCCAGAGAAGCTgtgtgagtatttttatttataactgtattactgcatggtttattattttaatgtaacactgaactgcactgtttggattaatgttagttaatagttcctctaatcatctttaaacaaacctctggtacttttacagaagattgtttcactttttacactaacatgttatatctgaactgagggctgggccacatggacaaaatcttataacatcatatgagtcattttatagcttttatatatgaatcatgAAAAATTAAGTGTTCTCtaaaatttatgtaaaatatctctacaaaataactgcatgcatttaagaactaaagacatttctgaactaaacaccagtgaaagactttttcttttctgtttattttgaaagtgacatttaacaaaactctcacagatgagaaaaacatcagactgacaaaatgggatcaatatggatagaaaatataaaaagtaaatattaaaacactctaATGTCCTTCAAGTATCTCTTTATGTTGAAGTTCCTcatcttttgttgtgtgtgacacagtgttGTGGGGAGATTCACTCTGTCATGGCTTTTTTACTCAAttgttctttctaataaaaataaaacataaatgctttttaaaaatttaacccaatacgaaggaaaaacaaaagtctccttCAGTCTGCACTACTGCTAAACTTTACCAAGGACTGAGctcgtggtaaataaaacatcaatcatcattttGGACCTCGACACATTGGACAGACGAAGTgggaaaatgttcagctttatcTTCTTATTATGTTAGAAACAAGCTAGGCAGCTAACTCAgatgtgtgatgaagattttctttctctaacactgaactgtttgtagaggatggagtttaaatgtgactttttatatgaagacttttattttgatggggttcttttttctttgcttatcaagtgtacaagcaggtaaaaagagagaggatgaataatGTGTCACAGGTGAGTGTAGTGTCTTGAccgctgttattaaaaagtcctgttttgttctacttggagctcgacaaagacaccaaactgttaatgaccgatcacattcttgttcttgggTCGTGATTGTTGTTAATCTGTTGTGGTTGAATTATAGACACAGTTTTTTGTCTGGTTCACTGCATCAGAAGATGGTGGATGTGGTAAAAACAGACGGTGAACACAAAGACGGTTGCACGTGACGGTCGGTCAGGTTTATCACCGTTACTGTTGAAGAGACGTCAGGTTTTGTggattttggagattttaagctgtggactgtgtttgtatttataagcagctgtagtgaatctatatttttgttgtacaaCGTTGTAACAGActggttttgttctctgttcatcattatgtactgataaaatattacacattggtACACTACATTCTACCATGTCACTTACAGCCACCTGAAGCCCACCTACACAAATCctttagtgtaacacacagtagtgttgtgttagaTTTTTACCTACAAGGTGGGTTAGATTTCCTGCTatgtgtatagtcagtgttttagatttaacaaacgaatgtctgtatgttgatccatctaaagctaatacttgtgtatatacagtgtcactcatttaaaggtaagaagtttgactttgtttatttctgatgctgTGTGCAGTCGTGCTGATGTGACGTCACTCTGTAAACAGGGAAGGAGCTCAGATTTGAGAAGAAAACCCCACGTTCACTTCTCAGTTGTGGAGGCATGAAAGACATGATCCCATTTACTCTGTGGAGAAAGAAGGGTTCACTAAGTTGTGTTGAAATAGTAA contains the following coding sequences:
- the LOC132863896 gene encoding NLR family CARD domain-containing protein 3-like, with the translated sequence MTSNMSVSGKQDLKKDERMMEGKRSDSPEPSCVSMKSDWSMELPVTFKDRASSTDVRPQKSNISTNQLDSIFKELEHKVITLIKNELKRFRKLLSPDYPACTEREVEDEEDLHSVREGALKITLHVLKNMNHTDLANTLHNKLDSVYQPKLKSKLREKFKRINEGISQHGSSALLNEIYTELYITEGWSGDVNNEHEVRQIEAASRRPATQEKPIKCNEIFKDKSIRTVLTKGVAGIGKTVSVQKFILDWAEGEVNQDVFFMFPLPFRELNLMKQQNLSLMKLLHHFFPEIRKLESIDCDSYKVVLIFDGLDECRLPLNFQKNEILCDVTESASVDVLLTNLIKGNLLPSALLWITTRPGAANQIPPECVDQVTEVRGFSDPQKEEYFRKRISDQSLANNIITHLKSSRSLYIMCHIPVFCWISATVLERMLGEAEGGEIPKTLTQMFTHFLIFQIKHKDQKYHQKCDPDPQQTRESIMALGKLAFHQLEKGNLIFYEEDLRESGIDVRVVSVYSGVCTQIFREEFGLHLGKVFSFVHLSVQEFLAALYTFLSFSRNVTEHQTSDLSDLFRKSNLSDLLRSAVDKALQSENGHLDLFLRFLLGLSLETNQTLLRDLMPQTGSRSHSKQETVEYIKEKIRENPSPEKSINLFHCLNELNDHSLVQEVQTYLNRGGLYRLSRTRLSPAQWSALVFVLLTSEQELDVFNLSKYDPSHECLLRLLPVVKASREAVRADVTSLCKQGRSSDLRRKPHVHFSVVEA